The Polyangiaceae bacterium genome includes a region encoding these proteins:
- a CDS encoding HAMP domain-containing protein, giving the protein MTLAQRLLVATLLLTVVTTVTLGFGVREAWRRTEEERFREQGAAAFQRLERQLGTAVRDLPELVGPLCKHDPMVDSALVGLKARDLDSRRLSLSLRVPELMKALRLDELTLVTSEGEVLGAGHADGLTGKRDKKLAERLQGAGGSARLRTGAPPLAVEAGCLVRDQENKKLWVGLYAARHLDPMLQATAEAHGVRLSLSRPSSGGDMITAVTIQELGGMTLFASQSRVPLARALQALDSTIIVIGAGSFGAALLMAMLLSRGLARPIVKMAAQAREVAVGEPKPVKGEGGKELVELANAFNQAIADLTQLRKRLAATERIAARREIARRVAHEIKNPLAPIRAAVETLRRLRARDDPAFDEYFDEATRTVLEEVTRISNIVSEFTRFARLPPPNPAPTELAEVAKKVVNLHASSGAELELVVSPVPIVNADADQMVQVLTNLIQNAIDAAKARPDPRVTVELRPHGPDRVVLSVRDNGPGVPPELRDRLFEPYVTTKPEGTGLGLAIVHRIVVEHGGEILHADAAGGGALFTVVLPVAGPTLLSEAPVPSSA; this is encoded by the coding sequence GTGACGCTGGCGCAACGCCTGCTCGTGGCAACTCTCCTGCTCACCGTCGTCACCACGGTGACGCTGGGGTTCGGTGTGCGCGAGGCTTGGAGGCGTACCGAAGAGGAGCGCTTCCGCGAGCAAGGCGCTGCCGCGTTCCAGAGGCTGGAGCGCCAGCTCGGGACGGCGGTGCGAGACCTGCCGGAGCTGGTGGGGCCTCTGTGCAAGCACGACCCCATGGTGGACAGCGCGCTGGTCGGGCTGAAGGCGCGGGACCTCGACTCGCGCAGGTTGTCGCTCAGCCTGCGCGTGCCCGAGCTGATGAAGGCGTTGCGACTGGACGAGCTCACGCTCGTGACGAGCGAGGGCGAGGTGCTCGGCGCGGGGCATGCCGATGGGCTCACCGGCAAGCGTGACAAGAAGCTGGCAGAGCGCCTGCAGGGCGCCGGCGGCTCCGCGCGCTTGCGCACCGGGGCGCCGCCCCTCGCCGTCGAGGCCGGGTGTCTGGTGCGAGACCAGGAGAACAAGAAGCTCTGGGTCGGGCTGTACGCTGCGCGCCACCTCGATCCGATGCTCCAGGCAACTGCCGAGGCACACGGCGTGCGGCTGTCCTTGTCCAGACCCAGCTCCGGCGGCGACATGATCACGGCGGTCACCATCCAGGAGCTGGGCGGCATGACGCTGTTCGCGAGCCAGTCGCGGGTGCCGCTGGCCCGGGCGCTGCAAGCCTTGGACTCCACCATCATCGTGATCGGCGCGGGCTCGTTCGGCGCGGCTCTCTTGATGGCGATGCTGCTCTCTCGGGGCCTGGCGCGACCCATCGTCAAGATGGCCGCGCAGGCGCGCGAGGTCGCGGTGGGGGAGCCGAAGCCGGTGAAGGGCGAGGGCGGCAAGGAGCTGGTGGAGCTGGCCAACGCCTTCAATCAAGCCATCGCCGACCTGACCCAGCTGCGCAAGCGCCTGGCGGCCACCGAACGCATCGCCGCACGCCGCGAGATCGCCCGGCGCGTGGCCCACGAGATCAAGAACCCGCTGGCGCCGATCCGCGCGGCGGTCGAGACCCTGCGCCGGCTGCGCGCGCGCGACGATCCGGCCTTCGACGAGTACTTCGACGAAGCGACGCGTACGGTGCTCGAAGAGGTGACGCGGATCAGCAACATCGTCTCGGAGTTCACCCGCTTCGCCCGGCTGCCCCCCCCGAACCCTGCGCCCACGGAGCTCGCCGAGGTGGCGAAGAAGGTGGTGAACCTGCACGCGAGCAGCGGCGCGGAGCTCGAGCTCGTCGTGTCACCGGTGCCGATCGTGAACGCCGACGCCGATCAGATGGTGCAGGTCTTGACCAACTTGATCCAGAACGCGATCGACGCGGCGAAGGCGCGGCCCGACCCGCGCGTCACCGTCGAGCTTCGGCCCCACGGGCCCGACAGAGTCGTGCTCTCGGTGCGCGACAACGGACCCGGCGTCCCGCCGGAGCTTCGCGATCGCCTGTTCGAGCCCTACGTGACGACGAAGCCGGAGGGCACGGGCCTGGGTCTCGCCATCGTGCACCGCATCGTCGTCGAGCACGGCGGGGAGATTCTGCACGCCGACGCGGCCGGCGGCGGTGCCCTGTTCACGGTCGTTCTGCCCGTGGCCGGCCCGACGCTGCTCTCCGAGGCCCCCGTGCCTTCTTCGGCCTGA
- a CDS encoding DUF2330 domain-containing protein, whose translation MRLWVLLLILSCLAPRPARACGAFPSGTWVKAPPRLGLERTLIVWDSATRMQHFVRELRFAHAGGAFGFVVPTPSRPSVHSVEKSPFDALEKSFGSRLLSQWVTLGTVSGVGYGAGLGAGRGAKPPPVQVVETKRVGDFTAFILTATDESALGAWLEKHGFKSSDSGKAWMDGYIRLGFHFVALRYDGTPNADEEMTSRTLRISFESELPYYPYREPSDAPEQKNRELSLWVVSDALVVPYAGVTHQAEWRLRRPFSEGDRYVPAVGELEESLGKELSGLLPRSRFVQTFGDFKPKRHGWEDVLFVPSSDCDDACRSARARLLPLLDARLEAAPSAAVPAPSASANALSCGLSRAGAGAWWLPVAALLCLRRRRWVGLLVLLWTVPLACERGAPSPAPAASTSAALAAPSASASFAALPEAFIAPRDPEARRQAVLDVLANRFDGYVPVWSLPEPGGLGASEHEEDSAFTETLKLAGECAAGLDVVVTLEADLDAKGAVKKARALGPLPKKTRECIEKRISETVFSPEGGERTERTHGYFGARSEEAQRVARSFVSARSRVTFVRRPRLRTANPKVSDGLLEAIVLRVIRSRHGLLVACHAKHAAQQPNPRVLLQLSIDAEGVATGIRATVKQAPALGTCVADALRPMTFPKPTRAPVSVSVELVFATD comes from the coding sequence ATGCGCCTTTGGGTTCTCCTGCTGATCCTCTCGTGCCTCGCGCCGCGTCCGGCCCGTGCCTGCGGCGCGTTTCCCTCCGGCACCTGGGTGAAGGCGCCGCCCCGCCTCGGCCTGGAGCGCACGCTGATCGTCTGGGACAGCGCCACCAGGATGCAGCACTTCGTCCGCGAGCTGCGCTTCGCGCACGCGGGCGGCGCGTTCGGCTTCGTGGTGCCCACGCCCAGCCGCCCCAGCGTCCACAGCGTCGAGAAGTCCCCGTTCGACGCGCTGGAGAAGAGCTTCGGCTCCCGGCTGCTCAGCCAGTGGGTCACGCTCGGCACCGTCTCCGGAGTCGGGTACGGCGCGGGTCTCGGCGCCGGGCGTGGCGCCAAGCCGCCGCCGGTGCAGGTCGTCGAGACGAAGCGCGTCGGCGACTTCACCGCATTCATCCTCACGGCGACGGACGAGAGCGCGCTGGGCGCGTGGCTCGAGAAGCACGGCTTCAAGTCCAGCGACTCCGGCAAGGCCTGGATGGATGGCTACATCCGGCTCGGCTTCCACTTCGTCGCGCTGCGCTACGACGGCACGCCGAATGCCGACGAGGAGATGACCAGTCGCACGCTTCGCATCAGCTTCGAGAGCGAGCTGCCGTATTACCCGTACCGCGAGCCCAGTGACGCGCCCGAGCAGAAGAACCGCGAGCTGTCGCTGTGGGTGGTGAGCGACGCTCTCGTGGTTCCCTATGCCGGCGTGACCCACCAGGCCGAGTGGCGCCTGCGCCGTCCCTTCAGCGAGGGCGATCGCTACGTGCCCGCGGTCGGAGAGCTGGAAGAGAGCCTGGGCAAGGAGCTCTCGGGCCTCTTGCCGCGCAGCCGCTTCGTGCAGACCTTCGGGGACTTCAAGCCGAAGCGCCACGGCTGGGAGGACGTGCTGTTCGTGCCGTCGAGCGACTGCGACGACGCCTGCCGGTCGGCGCGCGCGCGCCTCCTGCCCCTGCTCGACGCGCGCCTCGAGGCAGCTCCGAGCGCCGCGGTCCCAGCTCCGTCCGCGAGCGCGAACGCGCTGTCCTGCGGGCTATCGCGCGCGGGCGCGGGAGCATGGTGGCTGCCCGTTGCGGCGCTCTTGTGCCTGCGTCGCCGGCGCTGGGTCGGACTGCTGGTGCTGCTTTGGACCGTTCCGTTGGCCTGCGAGCGTGGCGCGCCGTCCCCCGCTCCGGCGGCGAGCACCTCGGCGGCGCTCGCCGCACCTTCCGCCAGCGCGTCGTTCGCGGCGCTGCCGGAGGCGTTCATCGCGCCGCGGGATCCCGAGGCGCGAAGGCAGGCTGTCCTGGACGTGTTGGCGAACCGCTTCGACGGCTACGTGCCGGTTTGGTCGTTGCCGGAGCCGGGCGGGCTGGGCGCCTCGGAGCACGAGGAAGACAGCGCCTTCACGGAGACCCTGAAGCTGGCTGGCGAGTGCGCCGCGGGGCTGGACGTGGTGGTGACGCTGGAGGCCGACTTGGACGCGAAGGGCGCCGTCAAGAAGGCTCGTGCGCTCGGCCCGCTGCCGAAGAAGACCCGCGAGTGCATCGAGAAGCGCATCTCGGAGACCGTGTTCTCTCCGGAGGGAGGTGAGCGCACGGAGCGCACGCACGGCTACTTCGGTGCGCGCAGCGAGGAGGCGCAGCGCGTCGCGCGGAGCTTCGTCAGCGCTCGGAGCCGGGTCACCTTCGTGCGGCGGCCGCGGCTGCGCACGGCCAACCCGAAGGTCTCCGATGGCCTGCTGGAGGCGATCGTGTTGCGAGTGATCCGCTCGCGCCACGGGCTCTTGGTGGCTTGCCACGCCAAGCACGCGGCGCAGCAGCCAAACCCGCGGGTTCTGCTCCAGCTCAGCATCGACGCGGAGGGGGTCGCGACTGGGATCCGGGCGACCGTCAAGCAGGCGCCAGCCCTGGGGACCTGTGTCGCCGACGCCTTGCGCCCCATGACCTTCCCCAAGCCGACCCGGGCCCCCGTGAGCGTGTCGGTCGAGCTGGTTTTCGCTACGGATTGA